One Natrinema marinum genomic window carries:
- a CDS encoding RICIN domain-containing protein produces MNHSRRSYLKAAAASAMIGAGSTSSFLGSVAAQSGGAHYGLDDGFADTSWLESENVQVIRVTEPTRSAVANAFQASGPRLVVFETSGTIDLGNENLAITEDKCWVAGQTAPSPGITFIKGAVQISANDCVVQHIRSRIGPGDGSIQGNDAFNTQDGTQNNVVDHVTASWGVDECLSVGYDTQNTTVINSLIYEGLWNPYGNEADHNYGSLIGDGASNVTLAGNVWAKCRGRLPRLKADTETVVVNNLTYFFDESANADSSATTSFVGNVYTGLTDTGDPILEGTPTAYHSDNVTADPALSGQSFAEVSSTGSPPLWPSGLSELPSSDVESHNLANAGARPADRTGNDQRIVQEIRDRAGNDRLDSPHDYWVGHHDEVGGYPQLPVNTHSLSVPDSGLRDWLAQWASAVENGGSAPGDGSGDDGSASGPIPTGTYEIVNVHSGQLLEVANASTADGANVQQWPANGHPTQQWYVEDLGNGEYHIQNENSGKLLEVAFAETTDGANVRQYAPTGSACQRWGIVDDGGQYALEAVHSGKVADVENWSTESGANVMQWPDTGGANQRWTFESV; encoded by the coding sequence ATGAACCACTCACGGCGGAGCTATCTCAAAGCGGCAGCGGCATCGGCGATGATCGGCGCGGGATCGACGAGTTCGTTCCTCGGCTCGGTGGCGGCCCAATCCGGCGGCGCCCACTACGGACTCGACGACGGGTTCGCGGACACCTCGTGGCTCGAAAGCGAGAACGTGCAGGTGATCAGGGTCACGGAGCCGACGCGGAGCGCGGTCGCGAACGCGTTTCAAGCGAGCGGTCCGCGCCTGGTCGTCTTCGAGACCAGCGGCACGATCGACCTCGGAAACGAGAATCTGGCGATTACGGAGGACAAGTGCTGGGTAGCCGGACAGACGGCACCCTCGCCAGGGATCACGTTCATCAAGGGCGCCGTTCAGATCAGTGCCAACGACTGCGTTGTCCAGCACATCCGATCGCGAATCGGCCCCGGCGACGGCTCGATCCAGGGCAACGACGCGTTCAACACGCAAGACGGCACGCAGAACAACGTCGTCGACCACGTGACGGCCTCGTGGGGAGTCGATGAGTGTCTCTCCGTTGGTTACGACACGCAGAACACGACGGTCATCAACTCGCTGATCTACGAGGGGCTGTGGAACCCCTACGGTAACGAGGCCGACCACAACTACGGTTCGCTCATCGGCGACGGCGCGTCGAACGTGACGCTGGCCGGCAACGTCTGGGCGAAGTGTCGCGGTCGTCTCCCGCGGCTCAAAGCCGACACCGAGACGGTCGTCGTCAACAACCTCACCTACTTCTTCGACGAGTCGGCCAACGCCGACAGCTCCGCCACCACGAGCTTCGTCGGTAACGTCTATACCGGCCTGACCGACACCGGCGACCCGATTCTCGAGGGGACGCCCACGGCCTATCACAGTGACAACGTGACGGCCGATCCGGCGCTTTCCGGCCAGTCGTTCGCCGAGGTCTCGAGTACGGGGTCGCCGCCGCTGTGGCCGAGCGGCCTCTCCGAGCTTCCCTCGAGCGACGTCGAGAGTCACAATCTCGCGAACGCGGGAGCGCGCCCGGCCGATCGGACCGGCAACGACCAGCGCATCGTCCAAGAGATTCGCGACCGCGCGGGCAACGACCGGCTCGATTCGCCGCACGACTATTGGGTCGGCCACCACGACGAGGTCGGCGGCTACCCGCAACTACCGGTCAACACCCACTCGCTGTCGGTCCCCGACAGCGGCCTACGCGACTGGCTCGCCCAGTGGGCCAGCGCGGTCGAGAACGGCGGTTCGGCGCCCGGCGACGGCAGCGGCGACGACGGGAGCGCGAGCGGCCCGATCCCGACGGGTACCTACGAGATCGTCAACGTCCACAGCGGCCAGCTTCTCGAGGTGGCTAACGCCTCGACGGCCGACGGTGCGAACGTCCAGCAGTGGCCCGCCAACGGCCATCCGACCCAGCAGTGGTACGTCGAGGATCTGGGCAACGGCGAGTACCACATCCAAAACGAAAACAGCGGCAAGCTCCTCGAGGTCGCGTTCGCCGAGACGACCGACGGCGCAAACGTCCGCCAGTATGCCCCGACAGGCTCTGCCTGTCAGCGCTGGGGTATCGTCGACGACGGCGGCCAGTACGCACTCGAGGCCGTCCACAGCGGCAAGGTCGCCGACGTCGAAAACTGGTCGACCGAAAGCGGCGCGAACGTCATGCAATGGCCCGATACGGGCGGTGCCAACCAGCGCTGGACGTTCGAGTCCGTCTGA
- a CDS encoding thiamine pyrophosphate-binding protein, with protein sequence MTDSYTGADLFTDALESYGVDYVFGNPGTTELPIMDAIGESDLEYRLALHEDIAVGMAGGYAQRRRYHSHHDDSVTPVGVANLHIAPGLAHGLGNLYAAKIAGAPLVVTAGNHSTDFRHEEPILSGRLAEMAREFCKWSDEVLDVSALPTMLRRAFRVAMTPPTGPVFLGLPLDVTMAETDAEPVRLGAIPNAGSGDPVQLERAADLLAEAESPVMVVGDHIARSGADAVAAAVDLAEATGARVHGEILSCEVDFPTDHEQWVSYLPTNEDLASMLMDTDTLLFVGCSTNTTLTRHEEALVETDTTCIHISDDAWQVGKNQPADAAVVGDPGLVLQGLSERVQERLSDDVVADRLEEVADVKAMVDEKMAGYGESDGSDPGSSKAQLVDAMERVAGDAAIVDEGVTSKYAMLTRWDLGPEQYMSNKGGGLGYGLPAAVGAAVAEEQREEPRDVIGFIGDGSYQYYPHSIYSAARYDLDLTVVISDNRNYRILKDNTLHLMGGDEEDYDFVGMDFEPAVDLVKNAESHGARAELIETPDEIEGALEDALASEGPDVLDVLVHD encoded by the coding sequence ATGACGGACAGCTACACTGGTGCGGATCTCTTCACTGATGCTCTGGAATCCTACGGCGTCGATTACGTCTTCGGTAATCCCGGAACGACCGAACTGCCGATCATGGACGCCATCGGGGAGAGCGACCTCGAGTACCGGCTCGCGCTCCACGAGGATATCGCGGTGGGGATGGCCGGCGGCTACGCCCAACGCCGGCGGTATCACTCCCATCACGACGACTCGGTCACCCCGGTCGGCGTGGCGAACCTCCACATCGCACCCGGCCTGGCCCACGGGCTGGGCAACCTTTACGCGGCCAAGATCGCCGGCGCGCCGCTGGTCGTGACCGCGGGCAACCACAGCACCGACTTCCGCCACGAGGAGCCGATCCTCTCGGGCCGGCTCGCGGAGATGGCCCGCGAGTTCTGCAAGTGGTCCGACGAGGTCCTCGACGTCTCGGCGCTGCCGACGATGCTCCGCCGGGCGTTCCGCGTCGCGATGACGCCCCCGACGGGGCCGGTCTTCCTCGGCTTGCCGCTGGACGTGACGATGGCTGAGACCGACGCCGAACCAGTGCGACTCGGCGCGATTCCCAACGCCGGGAGCGGCGATCCGGTGCAACTCGAGCGCGCCGCCGACCTGCTGGCCGAGGCCGAGAGCCCGGTGATGGTCGTCGGCGATCACATCGCCCGCTCGGGCGCGGACGCCGTCGCCGCGGCGGTCGACCTCGCGGAGGCAACGGGCGCTCGCGTTCACGGCGAGATCCTCTCCTGCGAGGTGGACTTCCCGACGGACCACGAGCAGTGGGTCTCCTATCTGCCGACGAACGAGGACTTGGCCTCGATGCTGATGGACACCGACACGCTGCTGTTTGTGGGCTGTTCGACGAACACGACGCTGACTCGCCACGAGGAGGCGCTGGTCGAGACCGACACGACCTGCATCCATATCAGCGACGACGCCTGGCAGGTCGGCAAGAACCAGCCCGCCGACGCGGCCGTCGTCGGCGACCCCGGCCTCGTGCTGCAGGGACTCTCCGAGCGCGTCCAAGAACGCCTCTCCGACGACGTGGTCGCCGACCGACTCGAGGAGGTCGCCGACGTGAAAGCGATGGTCGACGAGAAGATGGCCGGCTACGGCGAGAGCGACGGAAGCGATCCCGGCTCCTCGAAGGCCCAACTCGTCGACGCCATGGAGCGCGTCGCCGGCGACGCGGCCATCGTCGACGAGGGCGTCACCTCGAAGTACGCCATGTTGACCCGGTGGGACCTCGGCCCCGAACAGTACATGTCGAACAAGGGCGGCGGCCTCGGCTACGGGCTGCCGGCCGCGGTCGGTGCCGCCGTCGCCGAAGAGCAACGCGAGGAGCCCCGCGACGTGATCGGTTTCATCGGCGACGGCTCCTACCAGTACTACCCGCACTCGATCTACAGCGCCGCCCGCTACGATCTCGACCTGACGGTCGTCATCTCCGATAACCGCAACTACCGCATCCTGAAGGACAACACGCTCCACCTCATGGGCGGCGACGAGGAGGACTACGACTTCGTCGGCATGGACTTCGAGCCCGCGGTCGATCTCGTGAAAAACGCCGAGAGCCACGGCGCCCGTGCCGAACTCATCGAGACGCCCGACGAGATCGAGGGCGCGCTCGAGGACGCGCTCGCCAGCGAGGGGCCGGACGTGCTCGACGTGCTGGTCCACGACTGA
- a CDS encoding UbiA family prenyltransferase, whose amino-acid sequence MALARDETGVGATARAFWSQVHPVFMTPPLAASLFGAILAGNVEPQLAVIHVVAMFAAVYTAHVKDGYVDFHVRGEDDDHPLTAIGCRVALALSTATFAVCCLALAVLVGPAAVALVLPTWLIAYHHAPQLDMNPVTATTGYPLGIALSVLGGYYVQAATLTAVPIAFALVFLILLSGIKVIDDAQDYAYDRSIEKRTVAVAVGPDRAYGVAYGLMALALVAVVAFALVRVFPVTSLLAALAFAAVALVARRADPELATMLLIRGSYVFLAVLVAAVRFDPVAGLV is encoded by the coding sequence ATGGCCCTCGCGAGAGACGAGACCGGTGTCGGCGCGACGGCTCGAGCGTTCTGGTCGCAGGTCCATCCCGTCTTCATGACGCCGCCGCTGGCTGCATCGCTGTTCGGCGCGATCCTCGCCGGGAACGTCGAGCCGCAGCTCGCGGTGATTCACGTCGTCGCGATGTTCGCGGCAGTCTACACAGCCCACGTCAAGGACGGCTACGTCGATTTCCACGTCCGCGGCGAGGACGACGATCACCCGCTGACCGCGATCGGCTGTCGCGTCGCGCTCGCGCTGTCGACGGCGACGTTCGCGGTGTGCTGTCTCGCGCTCGCCGTTCTCGTCGGCCCGGCCGCGGTCGCGCTGGTCCTCCCGACGTGGTTGATCGCCTACCACCACGCGCCGCAACTCGACATGAATCCCGTGACGGCGACGACCGGCTACCCGCTCGGGATCGCCCTCTCGGTGCTCGGCGGTTACTACGTGCAGGCGGCGACGCTCACCGCGGTCCCGATCGCCTTCGCGCTCGTCTTTCTGATCCTCCTCTCTGGTATCAAGGTGATCGACGACGCGCAGGACTACGCGTACGACCGGTCGATCGAAAAACGAACCGTCGCCGTGGCCGTCGGTCCAGATCGCGCCTACGGCGTCGCCTACGGTCTGATGGCCCTCGCCCTGGTCGCCGTCGTCGCGTTCGCGCTCGTCCGCGTCTTTCCCGTCACGTCGCTGCTCGCGGCCCTCGCTTTTGCCGCCGTCGCGCTCGTCGCGCGCCGGGCCGACCCCGAACTCGCGACCATGCTCCTCATCCGCGGCTCGTACGTCTTCCTCGCCGTGCTCGTGGCCGCGGTGCGATTCGATCCGGTCGCCGGCCTCGTGTGA
- a CDS encoding DUF7344 domain-containing protein: MIGRSHTDAVDGPTRTPDAEALSSDLDLDDIYHLLQTRRRRDVLRYLREAEEPVRLRELAEQIAAWEQDTTVENLQSDERQRVYISLYQSHLPKLDNHGIVDYDKDRGRVAATPLANQFDQYLRPPGETESADRWPLWYAGTAGLGGLLLAVIAMGIVPISGLTGGAIILVAFAVVTGIHAWSTGHVQ; encoded by the coding sequence GTGATCGGTCGCAGTCACACGGATGCGGTCGACGGACCGACGCGAACACCCGATGCGGAGGCGCTCTCGTCGGATCTGGACCTCGACGATATCTACCATCTCTTGCAGACGAGGCGGCGGCGTGACGTGCTCCGATATCTCCGAGAGGCGGAGGAACCAGTGCGCCTGCGCGAGCTCGCCGAACAGATCGCCGCCTGGGAGCAGGACACGACCGTCGAGAACCTGCAATCGGACGAACGCCAGCGGGTCTACATCTCGTTGTACCAGTCTCACCTGCCGAAGCTCGACAATCATGGGATCGTCGACTACGATAAGGACCGCGGCCGGGTCGCGGCGACCCCGCTCGCGAACCAGTTCGATCAGTACCTCCGTCCGCCCGGCGAGACCGAGTCGGCCGATCGGTGGCCACTGTGGTACGCGGGGACGGCCGGCCTGGGCGGCCTCCTTCTCGCCGTGATCGCGATGGGAATCGTGCCGATCAGCGGTCTCACCGGCGGCGCTATCATCCTCGTCGCGTTCGCGGTCGTGACCGGTATCCACGCGTGGTCGACCGGTCACGTCCAGTAA
- a CDS encoding histidine kinase N-terminal 7TM domain-containing protein — protein MGWVITPYSIVLALSLVVAAGTALSAWRTRPAAGATALTALMATVVVWLGTHILEIESTTLAWKLRWADVQWACAAVIPTLFLVFALEYTGKDRWLTRRRVGLLAIEPLIMIGLLTINGRTHVLWGPPHEKPIALGSWWTSSATVATSEPSIGLFAHLGYATLCLAITSVLVVAVIARSQRLYRWQGVAVFVAIAVPWATAVLSASSLEIVGTTPIGFTITGLAITFGLYRYRLLELTPIARSEVVANLEDGVLVIDADRRVVDCNPVARELFASDRLVGEPVDTVVPIDVDTVIDAPTDRNARDERSDPDTEDCIDQFSLEDGTDRRHYELSTSPIDDGRGQPIGWTVVVHDVTDRVRRARELERKNRRLDEFADVVSHDLRNPLSVSKGYLELLEEEYDPEYVRTVADSHERMEQLIDDVLALARQGRAALDLRPVSLADVATEAWSTVETDDATLSIASDGVCTADRTQLRQLLENLFRNAVDHGSTSPASQARQDAVDHGRAEPRSDRVDAGHGDDHTLVVTVETLDDGFAVTDSGTGFGAEPARLFESGYTTSDRGTGLGLSIVADICEAHGWSVTAAEDACGGARFEITGVDFLEAATNAAAGESLSRVGEEE, from the coding sequence ATGGGTTGGGTCATCACTCCGTACAGCATCGTCCTCGCGCTTTCGCTCGTCGTCGCCGCCGGGACGGCCCTCTCGGCGTGGCGGACGCGCCCAGCCGCCGGTGCGACCGCCCTCACAGCGCTCATGGCGACCGTCGTCGTCTGGCTCGGGACCCACATCCTCGAGATCGAATCGACGACGCTGGCGTGGAAGCTGCGCTGGGCCGACGTGCAGTGGGCGTGTGCCGCGGTCATCCCGACGCTGTTTCTCGTCTTCGCGCTCGAATACACGGGCAAAGATCGGTGGCTCACTCGGCGTCGGGTCGGCCTGCTGGCGATAGAGCCGCTGATTATGATCGGCCTACTGACGATCAACGGCCGCACGCACGTGCTGTGGGGTCCGCCACACGAGAAGCCGATCGCTCTCGGCAGTTGGTGGACGTCGTCCGCGACGGTTGCGACCTCGGAGCCGAGCATCGGATTGTTCGCCCACCTCGGCTACGCGACGCTCTGTCTCGCGATCACTTCGGTGCTTGTCGTCGCCGTGATCGCGCGGAGCCAACGGCTCTACCGCTGGCAGGGCGTCGCCGTGTTCGTCGCGATCGCGGTCCCTTGGGCGACGGCCGTCCTCTCGGCCTCGTCGCTCGAGATCGTCGGGACGACGCCGATCGGGTTTACGATCACCGGCCTCGCGATCACGTTCGGCCTCTACCGGTATCGTCTCCTCGAGCTCACCCCGATCGCTCGCAGCGAGGTCGTCGCGAACCTCGAGGACGGGGTGCTCGTCATCGACGCCGACCGTCGAGTCGTCGACTGCAATCCGGTCGCACGGGAACTCTTCGCGAGCGACCGGCTCGTCGGCGAACCGGTCGATACCGTCGTCCCGATCGATGTCGACACGGTGATCGACGCACCGACCGATCGGAACGCCCGTGATGAGCGGTCCGACCCCGATACCGAGGACTGCATCGACCAGTTCTCCCTCGAAGACGGCACCGACCGCCGGCACTACGAGCTGTCGACCTCGCCGATCGACGACGGCCGCGGGCAGCCGATCGGTTGGACGGTCGTCGTCCACGATGTCACCGACCGCGTCCGACGAGCGCGCGAACTCGAGCGCAAGAACCGCAGGTTAGACGAGTTCGCGGATGTCGTCAGTCACGACCTCCGGAACCCGCTGTCGGTCTCGAAGGGCTATCTCGAGTTGCTCGAGGAGGAGTACGACCCCGAGTACGTCCGGACCGTCGCCGACTCTCACGAGCGCATGGAGCAACTGATCGACGACGTGTTAGCGCTCGCCCGACAGGGGCGGGCCGCCCTAGACCTGCGACCGGTATCGCTGGCCGACGTGGCGACTGAAGCCTGGTCGACGGTCGAGACGGATGACGCGACGCTTTCGATCGCCAGCGACGGGGTGTGCACCGCGGACCGGACCCAGCTTCGCCAGTTGCTCGAGAATCTCTTTCGAAACGCCGTCGATCACGGATCGACGAGCCCTGCATCGCAGGCTCGGCAGGACGCCGTCGACCACGGACGGGCGGAGCCGCGTTCAGACCGAGTCGACGCGGGCCACGGCGACGACCACACCCTGGTTGTGACCGTCGAAACGCTGGACGACGGGTTCGCGGTGACGGACTCGGGCACGGGGTTCGGAGCCGAGCCGGCGCGACTCTTCGAATCGGGGTACACGACCAGCGATCGCGGGACGGGCCTCGGGCTCTCGATCGTCGCCGATATCTGCGAGGCACACGGCTGGTCGGTGACGGCCGCCGAAGACGCTTGCGGCGGCGCACGCTTCGAGATCACGGGCGTCGACTTCCTCGAGGCGGCGACGAACGCGGCGGCTGGCGAATCGCTCTCTCGCGTCGGCGAAGAGGAGTGA
- a CDS encoding DUF7344 domain-containing protein: protein MRSATPAWIEWEDWGESSATIVGMGLVLAVTGIVRALGTPASQPVVAFELFVSLLVPTGLATGGYWLVSRNASSDVRWRAVTQVSVGIVVACALVVWLTGYVTLEGGTIRDPLSLTTTLAPVGGAAGFVTAVREGSDVVPIGSVDANGASRAADTELPVALESSDPIARSSTVADTVTESTMERPTAAAAASVAAIEATPDDVPALPEGPATTAAADSGATSGTETTGLPIGSTAVWNDSDSVGRTAPPARPLQPSDGVGTDDPVPDAFEASVRDAVSDSVDSRDPLDSPTPRRDPGVATVAAVPSTAETVLDVLRNERARLALAVLYHEWNGDARSVDDLARAVSRHTDESADAVAVGLRHATLPELREIRAVDWDPHTDRVSASDHAVFEEGVREASVVLEAFEPGTR, encoded by the coding sequence ATGCGCTCTGCTACCCCCGCGTGGATCGAGTGGGAGGATTGGGGGGAATCGAGCGCCACGATCGTCGGTATGGGACTCGTGCTCGCGGTGACTGGTATCGTCCGAGCGCTCGGGACGCCGGCCTCGCAGCCGGTTGTCGCGTTCGAACTGTTCGTCTCGTTGCTCGTTCCGACCGGGCTGGCCACTGGCGGTTACTGGCTGGTCAGCCGAAACGCCTCCTCAGACGTGCGCTGGCGAGCCGTGACACAGGTGTCCGTTGGGATCGTCGTCGCCTGCGCGCTCGTCGTCTGGCTGACGGGGTACGTCACCCTCGAGGGCGGCACGATTCGCGATCCTCTGTCGCTGACGACGACGCTGGCTCCCGTCGGCGGTGCGGCCGGTTTCGTCACCGCCGTCCGGGAGGGATCGGATGTCGTTCCCATCGGATCGGTCGACGCGAACGGGGCGTCTCGAGCGGCCGATACAGAGTTGCCCGTCGCACTCGAGTCGTCCGACCCGATCGCGCGCTCGTCGACTGTCGCCGATACGGTAACTGAATCGACGATGGAACGACCGACGGCGGCCGCTGCCGCTTCTGTGGCCGCGATCGAAGCGACGCCGGACGACGTGCCGGCGCTGCCCGAGGGACCGGCCACAACCGCGGCGGCGGACTCCGGTGCGACGAGCGGGACGGAAACTACCGGACTGCCGATTGGATCGACCGCCGTCTGGAACGACTCCGATTCCGTGGGTCGGACGGCCCCTCCCGCGCGCCCACTGCAACCGTCCGACGGGGTCGGGACTGACGACCCCGTTCCCGACGCGTTCGAAGCGTCCGTCCGTGACGCGGTCTCGGATAGCGTCGACTCGCGCGACCCTCTCGACTCGCCGACGCCGAGACGAGACCCCGGCGTCGCTACCGTCGCAGCCGTTCCGTCGACGGCCGAGACGGTCCTCGACGTACTCCGGAACGAACGCGCTCGACTGGCACTCGCCGTGCTCTACCACGAGTGGAACGGCGACGCGCGCTCGGTCGACGACCTCGCTCGCGCCGTCTCGCGTCATACCGACGAGTCCGCCGACGCCGTCGCGGTCGGCCTGCGACACGCCACACTCCCCGAACTGCGCGAAATTCGGGCCGTCGACTGGGACCCGCATACCGATCGCGTCTCGGCGTCCGACCACGCGGTCTTCGAGGAGGGCGTCCGCGAGGCGTCGGTCGTCCTCGAGGCGTTCGAACCGGGTACCAGATAA
- a CDS encoding GNAT family N-acetyltransferase, translated as MATTDTLEFGHEDRKQIYEYVERHGTADPDETRERLGLDPGGFRHHVAILKRDGRIDEADGTLRVTIDAGAEEEYVSEDLEFHIRPARQEDLTGIVGAIRQVAEEKTYIEAESVADEIDHENALLRHNELESRMFFVATVEDDVVGWVHLYAPELEKLGHTAELTVGVLEEYRGHGVGSHLLSRGLEWAGSNGYEKVYQSVPSTNEEAIAFLEAHDWQTEAVREDHYKLNGRYVDEVMMAVEL; from the coding sequence ATGGCAACTACTGACACGCTCGAGTTCGGCCACGAGGACCGAAAGCAGATCTACGAGTACGTCGAGCGCCACGGGACCGCCGATCCGGACGAGACGCGCGAACGGCTCGGATTGGATCCCGGCGGCTTCCGCCACCACGTCGCGATCCTGAAGCGGGACGGCCGAATCGACGAAGCAGACGGAACGCTACGGGTAACGATCGACGCTGGGGCCGAAGAGGAGTACGTCTCCGAGGACCTCGAGTTCCACATCCGGCCGGCGCGCCAGGAAGACCTGACGGGGATCGTCGGCGCGATCCGGCAAGTCGCCGAGGAGAAGACCTACATCGAGGCCGAGAGCGTCGCCGACGAGATCGACCACGAGAACGCCCTGCTCCGGCACAACGAACTCGAGTCGCGGATGTTCTTCGTCGCGACCGTCGAGGACGACGTGGTCGGCTGGGTCCACCTCTACGCGCCGGAACTCGAGAAGCTCGGCCACACCGCCGAGCTCACCGTCGGCGTCTTGGAGGAGTACCGCGGCCACGGCGTCGGCTCACATCTCCTCTCGCGGGGCCTCGAGTGGGCCGGCTCGAACGGCTACGAGAAGGTCTACCAGAGCGTCCCCTCGACAAACGAGGAAGCCATCGCGTTCCTCGAGGCCCACGACTGGCAGACCGAGGCGGTCCGGGAAGACCACTACAAACTCAACGGCCGCTACGTCGACGAGGTGATGATGGCCGTCGAACTCTGA
- a CDS encoding redox-regulated ATPase YchF, with product MLSIALAGKPNAGKSTFYTAATMAEVDVANYPFTTIDANRGVSYVRTECPCLERDERCNADDCEDGKRYVPIELIDVAGLVPGAHEGKGLGNQFLDELTNADVIVSVVDASGGTNEKGEPVDIGEHDPLADIDFIEEEMDLWLAGIVERNWESVERKSRSPDFDIDDALSEMLSGFGASPKQIAIVLRDLDYPADPIQWEDEHREALARDVRRRTKPIVVAANKIDIAPEENVERLLELDKPVIPTTAEGELALRRAADNGLVDYDPGDETIAIGDGVNDAQRDALEGLAETMADWGGTGVQAALDHAVYDLLDHLTAYPVEDAAKWSDGSGNVLPDAFLLPRGSTPVDLAYSVHSDIGDGYLHAVNAKTNREVGEGYELEEGDVIKIVSTN from the coding sequence ATGCTTTCGATCGCACTTGCCGGGAAACCCAACGCCGGCAAGTCCACTTTTTACACCGCGGCGACGATGGCGGAGGTCGACGTCGCCAACTACCCGTTCACCACGATCGACGCCAACCGCGGGGTGAGCTACGTCCGGACCGAGTGTCCCTGCCTCGAGCGCGACGAGCGCTGTAACGCCGACGACTGCGAGGACGGCAAGCGCTACGTCCCGATCGAACTCATCGACGTGGCAGGACTGGTGCCGGGCGCCCACGAGGGGAAGGGACTGGGTAACCAGTTTCTGGACGAACTGACGAACGCGGACGTGATCGTCAGCGTGGTCGACGCCTCCGGCGGAACCAACGAGAAGGGCGAACCCGTCGATATCGGCGAACACGACCCGCTCGCGGACATCGACTTCATCGAAGAGGAGATGGACCTCTGGCTGGCCGGCATCGTCGAGCGCAACTGGGAGTCCGTCGAGCGAAAGTCCCGCTCGCCCGACTTCGACATCGACGACGCCCTCTCGGAGATGCTCTCGGGCTTTGGCGCCTCGCCGAAACAGATCGCGATCGTCCTTCGCGATCTGGACTACCCCGCCGACCCCATCCAGTGGGAGGACGAGCACCGCGAGGCGCTCGCCCGCGACGTTCGCCGGCGGACCAAACCGATCGTCGTCGCCGCGAACAAGATCGATATCGCGCCCGAGGAAAACGTCGAACGCCTCCTCGAACTCGACAAACCCGTGATCCCCACCACCGCGGAGGGCGAACTCGCGCTCCGCCGGGCGGCCGACAACGGCCTCGTCGACTACGATCCCGGCGACGAGACGATCGCCATCGGCGACGGCGTCAACGACGCCCAGCGAGACGCGCTCGAGGGACTCGCCGAGACCATGGCCGACTGGGGAGGGACCGGCGTGCAGGCGGCCCTCGATCACGCGGTCTACGACCTGCTCGACCACCTCACCGCCTACCCCGTCGAGGACGCCGCCAAGTGGTCCGACGGCAGCGGCAACGTGTTGCCCGACGCCTTCCTGCTCCCGCGGGGGTCGACGCCGGTCGATCTGGCCTACAGTGTCCACTCAGACATCGGTGACGGCTACCTCCACGCCGTCAACGCCAAGACGAACCGCGAGGTCGGCGAGGGCTACGAACTCGAGGAAGGCGACGTGATCAAGATCGTCAGCACGAACTGA
- a CDS encoding amphi-Trp domain-containing protein has translation MVEKTLSEDEFTRTEAADRLRELADELEGDGSSSVRTGNKTVDLHPSETIAYEVGVRERSSILRGDRETVTIKLDWKPPTGEETE, from the coding sequence ATGGTGGAGAAAACACTGTCCGAGGACGAGTTCACGCGAACCGAGGCCGCCGACCGGCTCCGCGAACTGGCCGACGAACTCGAGGGCGACGGCTCGTCGTCGGTTCGAACGGGGAACAAGACGGTCGATCTGCATCCGTCGGAAACCATCGCGTACGAAGTCGGCGTCCGCGAGCGGTCGTCGATCCTGCGCGGGGACCGCGAGACGGTGACGATCAAGCTGGACTGGAAGCCGCCGACCGGGGAAGAAACCGAGTAG